The proteins below come from a single Treponema phagedenis genomic window:
- a CDS encoding SU10 major capsid protein, whose translation MGFFTTVETASVSEAELLKSLQAGYQTDSAQMVGGRTLIPEDIEGTMVNAMREQKEDCKFVNSVKKKSVNSTIHEYNRRTGVGNYKYLTTEEGGGSETSDQELERKTVKIKYLQDRRAVTDQMALVDGFEDAYTSEKIAGTLNVLKAAEYFCFHGDETVVPTQFDGVLRQIEKSKNANIYDVRGKSIATVGERIITDPVGMIFEAGGDANKLFFPPILAQDIQDLIRDRIRFGTSGSGAMNLVVDQYPTPYGSTIYFGQEAGADKFFHVKGLVTADGSPLKRPKAPTEVTTTSAADGKSKFAAADAGNYKYTVHSVNKYGISDGKEIDASVAVSAGHKVTLKIKASAENTESGYVICRSAKDGDVVMEMVRIGKDESGTTEFNDFNIELPGTAQMVFLTEKKIQEVINWDQFCPLRSRPLYESNRAEIPFLIQLFAALDVKAPEWCAIAKNIAYRGGLYY comes from the coding sequence ATGGGTTTTTTTACAACAGTAGAAACAGCTTCTGTGAGTGAGGCAGAACTTTTAAAATCATTGCAAGCCGGTTACCAAACCGACTCTGCACAGATGGTAGGCGGACGAACTTTAATACCTGAGGATATTGAAGGAACAATGGTTAATGCTATGCGCGAGCAAAAGGAAGATTGTAAGTTTGTAAATAGTGTTAAGAAAAAATCAGTGAACTCGACTATTCATGAGTATAATCGCCGCACCGGTGTAGGTAATTATAAGTACCTGACAACGGAAGAAGGCGGAGGCTCTGAAACAAGTGATCAAGAGCTTGAGCGAAAAACTGTAAAGATTAAATATCTGCAAGACCGCAGAGCTGTTACCGACCAAATGGCATTAGTTGACGGTTTTGAAGATGCGTACACAAGTGAAAAGATAGCAGGTACTCTTAATGTTTTAAAAGCTGCTGAATACTTTTGTTTTCATGGTGATGAAACTGTCGTGCCTACACAGTTTGACGGTGTTTTGCGTCAGATTGAAAAGTCGAAAAATGCAAACATTTACGATGTCCGCGGCAAGAGCATTGCAACGGTGGGCGAAAGAATAATTACCGATCCTGTAGGAATGATTTTTGAAGCGGGCGGAGATGCCAATAAACTTTTCTTTCCGCCAATTTTGGCGCAAGATATTCAAGACCTTATAAGGGACCGAATCCGCTTTGGTACTTCAGGAAGCGGTGCAATGAACCTTGTCGTTGACCAGTACCCGACGCCGTACGGTTCCACTATATATTTTGGGCAGGAAGCCGGTGCAGATAAGTTTTTCCATGTAAAAGGCTTAGTTACTGCTGACGGTTCGCCTCTGAAACGCCCGAAAGCTCCTACTGAAGTAACGACAACAAGTGCAGCCGATGGAAAATCAAAGTTTGCGGCAGCCGATGCCGGAAATTATAAATACACCGTTCACTCAGTCAATAAATACGGAATATCGGACGGCAAGGAAATAGACGCTTCTGTTGCGGTAAGTGCAGGACATAAGGTTACTCTTAAAATAAAAGCAAGTGCCGAAAACACAGAATCAGGCTATGTTATTTGCCGCTCTGCAAAAGACGGGGATGTAGTAATGGAGATGGTGAGAATAGGAAAAGATGAAAGCGGAACAACCGAGTTCAATGACTTCAACATCGAATTGCCGGGTACTGCTCAAATGGTTTTCTTAACTGAGAAAAAAATTCAGGAAGTAATTAACTGGGATCAGTTCTGTCCATTGCGTTCACGTCCATTGTACGAAAGTAACAGAGCCGAGATACCTTTCCTCATTCAGCTTTTTGCAGCTTTGGATGTTAAGGCTCCCGAGTGGTGCGCTATTGCAAAAAATATCGCATACAGAGGCGGCTTATATTACTAG